The region TTTCGCTCCTCTATCTTAAGGCCAATATCTTTAGCAATCTTTAAAAGTCTCATGCGGCGAATTCCTGGCAAAATTTCATTTGAAAGTGGTTTGGTTATGAGTGTTTTATCCTTGATAATAAAAGCACTTGAGCTACAGCCCTCTGTAACAAAGCCATTTTCCACCATAAAGCCCTCATCTGCACCTTTTTTGTGAGCTTCATTTTTAGCGTAGCACTGAGCCAGAAGTGAGATAGACTTGATGTCACGCCTTTTCCACCTGATATCCTCGACACTCACGACTTTTATGCCAGTTTTTGCAGCAGGATTGTTTAAAATTTCACTCTCATAGCAAAAGATAAAGACACTTGGTGTTAAATTTTCTATGAAATAGAAATTTCTAAACGCCACGCCTCTTGTTACTTGCATGTAAATTCCGCCCTCTTTTAAGGCGTTTTTAGCGATTATCTCGTTTAAAATCGCTTCAAATTTTTCCTTTTCGTAGGGTAAGCTTATATCTATCTCGTTTAAGCTTCTTTCAAATCTTGACCAAAATCCATCTTTATCAACCATTTTTGAATTTATCACAGGCACAACCTCATAAATTCCATCACCAAATATAAATCCTCTATCAAAAGCACTAACTTTTGCCTCGTCTTTTTGCAAAAATTCTCCATTTAAAAAGACGGTTTGTAAAGCTTGATCTGCCATTTTTAGCTCCTTAAATTTTGGGCAAATTGTATCTAATTTTGTTTGAATTTATAGATTCTTAGATATAATGAGCCAAAATTTCAAAGGTAAAAAGTCTATAAAAAATGCAAGAAACTTTAAAAGATAGAATCATAAAAAACGTTTTTTTTGTTTCAAAACAGCCAGTCTTATTTAGGGATCTACTTGAAGCAAATACCCTTTTTAACGAAGGTATGCTAATAGATGGAGCAAAGCTAAATTTTAGATTTAACCATATTAAGCTCTATCAGATTTACGCACTTATCTGTTTTGTCATTTTATTTCCATTGTTAATCATCACGCATCATTTTTTAGCAAAAACTGATGCACACATATCGATAATAGCGACTGCTGTCGTTACTTCGGCCGTTTTCATTGGCTTTGATATGTTTAAAGTTTGGGCAAGAAGAGAGATAAGTCACGATCTTATCAAGAAAGCTTGGAGTGTGCATTTTCCTTATTTTAGCTATGAAAAATACTCAAGCAAGGTCGAAGAAATTTATAATACTGCTATAAAAAATGACATATCAAAAAAAGATTTAGAACAATATATATATGAAAAGCTAATCTCTCAAAAAGAAAGTAATTAGCAAGTTAAAATAGGCTTTTTTATTGAGCTAATTTTATTTTTGTGCAGTTATATACAAAATGGCTATATTATTTGCCAATATAATTGAATCGCAAAAATTTAGATGAGAATAAATAAAGCTTTAAATGTTTCGTTATTTCCATTGGCGCTCTTGCATATTGTTTAAAATTTGATTTTTATAACGTAAATTTTCAAGCTTTATATTAAGAGCTCTATTTTCCTCTAAAAGCATATCTCGCTTACCGCTAATTTCCGCTATATCTCTACTTATATAATAAATTTGATTTGCTATGTAAATTTTTGGCAAAAATATAGCTAGAGCTATAAAAACAGCTAAATAGACCATCACTAATGTCTTAAAGCTTAAATTTACCTCACGTTTTTGCTCCTCGTCGTGAAGCGTTAGTAGCTCTTCTTTTTCTTGCATTTTTATCCCTTTATCTTAAAAACCCGCAGTTTTGCGCTCTTGCTTCGTGAGTTTACCTTTAACTCATTTTGGCTTGCTGTTAGTGGCTTTTTGGTTAAAATTTCTCCTAGTTCGTGATTGTTTCCGCATTCACATCTATAGACGCCAGGTAGGCAGATACAGCTATTTGCCCATTTTTTAAAGCGCTCTTTTACGATCCTATCTTCAAGCGAGTGAAACGTAATAATTGCCACAAGACAATCTTTAAACCCACATTTTTCTATACTATCAAGTAAATTTGTTAGCTCATCTAGCTCACCATTTACCTCTATCCTGATGGCTTGAAAGGCAAGTATTGCAGGGCTAACTCCGCGCCCTTTTATCTGGGCTGTACCTATTAAATTTGCAAGCTCTTTTGCACTCGTTATCTTGCCTAAATTTCTAGCATTTATAATCTTGTTTGTAATCCCAACAGCATTTTTTAGCTCGCCATAATCTCTAAAAATTCTAACCAACTCATCAAAAGAGTATCCATTTACAACGTCATATGCGCTAAAATTTCGCTCTTTATCCATGCGCATATCAAGCGTGCTTGAGCCAAGACTAAAACCCCTATCATCTTTATCTATCTGAAGTGAGCTAACACCGATGTCAGCCAAAATTCCTCTAACATTTAAAATTTCTTCTTGACTTAGCTTGCTAGTCAATTCAGAGAAGTTACTTTTATAAATTTTAACCCTACTACCAAATGGCTCAAGTTTTTTTAGTGAAAAATTTATAGCTTCATTATCTCTATCACAGGCAATTAAATTTAAATTTTTATTTTGAGATAAAATGGCGCTAGAATGCCCAGCATATCCAAGCGTGCAATCTATAAAATTTCCATTTAAATTTTTAAAAAAAGATAGAACTTCATCAAGTAAAACACTGATATGTGGACTTTGCAACGCTGCCTCTTTATAGTAAATAGTGTGGAAAATTTATCGAAATTTTACTTAAAAAGCTATCATTACACAAAATTTTACATAAATTTTAAGATAGCTTAAATATAATCGCTTAAACGCAGGAGAAAAAATGGAGCTAGAACACTCAATAAATGAGATAAAAACGATATCACTTTCTATGTTTAGAAAGAATTTTTTTGGCGTCTTTCACGGCTCGATTTCGGCAAGAGTCGAAAAAAATCAATTTATAATCAATAAACAAAATGCCATTTTTGATAATTTAAAAGATGATGATTTGACACTTCTTTTATCAAAAAAAGACTATCGTTGGAATGAAGCTAGTCTTGATGCTGATATACACTTAAATATTTATAAAAATATAAATGAGGCAAGATTTGTTTGCTACGCGATGCCACCATACGCAACTGCCTACGCAATGAAACATGAAAAAATAGTACCGAAAGATTATTTTGGGTATATGAGATTTAATGAAATTTTAGTCTATGATCCAAAACAATATGACGACTGGTATGAGCGTGCAGAAACTGAAATTTATAGATATATGGTTGAAAAAAATACAAACATTATTATCGTTAAAGGATATGGCATTTACGCATACAGTAGAAGCCCTCAGCTTCTTGCAAAAGAGATAGCTTTGCTAGAAAATAGCTGCAAATTGCTTCATTTAACTAGTGGTTATAGCGATTATAGTATTTAAAAATTTTGCTAACAATACTAAAAAATTGTTAGCAAAATTCTTCACAAAGGTATTTTTAAAGCCCCTATTTTAAGCTTATTTAAGGCAATTTTATATAATATATCATACAAATTTCGTTAGTCTTTTAAAGGAAAATTTAATGTTGTCTTGGATGCAAAAACATAAAAAATACCTAGTTGTTACCATTTGGGTAAGTACAATAGCCTTTGTTGGAGCAGGCTTTGTAGGCTGGGGAGCATATGATTTAAACAGCAATCGAGCTACTTCGGTAGCAAAAGTAGGACACAGAAATATAAGCATTCAAGAACTGCAACAAAAATACGATAGTTTATATCAATACTATAATAATCTTTTTGATGGTAAATTAACGCAAGAAAAGGCCAATGAGTTAGGTTTACAAAATGCCGCACTTCAGGCTACAATTCAAGAGAATTTACTATTAAATTTTGCAGACGATATAGGTCTTAGTGTTAGTAAAGATGATATTTTAAAATATATAATCGCTGATCCAACATTTCAAAAAGATGGTACTTTTGATAAAAATTTATACTACGATATTTTAAGAAGAGCTAGAATAAATCCAACTGATTTTGAAGAAAATTTAAAACTAACAATACTACTTGATAAACTTAGAACTATTTTAAATTTACCAGCCAACAAAGAAGACATTGCAATGATGGAAGCAAGCTTTTTTATGCAAGACAAATTAGCAATACAGATAATAAATGCTAATCAAAGTGATATAAAAATAGATGAAAAAGAGCTAAAGGACCTTTGGGAAACAAATAAAAACAACTATATGACAAAGACTATATACGGTCTAGAAACATACTTTATAGAGTCAAATAAAAATGATGTAAATCAAACTACTTTGAGTGACTACTATAACGAAAATAAGGAGAGATACAAAGGCTCTGATGATAAAATCAAATCATTTGACGAAGTAAAGACTGAAGTTATCAAAGACTACAATATCGAGAAAAGCAAGACTGATGCTTTAAAAAAATATACCTCTATCAAAAAAGCTGAGCTTGCAACAAATGATTTTGTTAGTATAAATGAAGATAATGCAACATTCTCACTTGATGAAATAAAAGGGGCAAAAGTTGGTGAGGTTATAAAACCATTTACATATAAAGATGGATATTTAATAGTTAGAGTAAAAAGTATAACTCCTCCACAACCTATGAGTTTTGAACAAGCAAGAGCAATGGTACTTGAAATTTACAAAGATAAAAAGAAAAAAGAAAACTTAACAACCATAGCAAAAGAGTCTTTACAAAATTTCAAAGGTACTGATATAGGCTTTATCAGTAGAGATATAAATAGCTCTATCTCAGGACTAAATGAAAGTGAAACTAGAGCTTTTGTTTCTCAACTTTTTGAAACTAACAATAAAAAAGATTATGTTATATTAGAAGATAAGGCCGTTATATACGATATTTTGGAACAAAGGTTGCTTGTAGATAATATAGATAATAACTATAAGCAAATAACACAGCAAAACGTTACAATGCTTAAAAATAATGAGTTAATAAAAGATTTAACAAACAAACTTAAAAAATACTATGAAATTAAAGAATATATCAAAAGGTAATTTATCTTGAGTACAAAAATTTTAGGTATAGATATCGGCTCTTTCCAGATTTGTGCAGTAATAGCACAACATGATGAAAATGGTATTAAGATAATTGGAATTGGAACTGAAAAAACACAAGGAATAAGAAAAGGTGTTATAACTAATATTGAACAAGCTGCAAAGTCGATAAAAAATGCATTAATAGAAGCACAAAGAGTTGCAGGAACACGCTATGAAAAAGTCATAGTTTCTATTTCTGGTGCGTATACGAAAAGCGTTGACAGTAGTGGTGTAGTGAATATACCAAATCATGAAATAGGTATAAAAGAGATCGAACGTGCTATGCAAATGGCCGATCATACAGCTGATATACCTCATGAATATGAAAAATTACATGTTCTTCCTTATAATTTTAAAGTAGATGGACAAGAACATATCGAAGATCCAATAGGCATGAATGGTAGCAGGCTAGAAGTTCAAACACATATTGTTACAGTACAAAAGTCATCTATTAGCAACCTAAGAAAAGCCGTAAATTTAGCAGGTGTTCAACTAGATAACATAGTCCTTTCAGGATATGCTTCTGCGATAGCAACATTAACAAAAGATGAGAAAGAACTTGGTGCTGCACTTGTTGATATGGGTGGCGCTACTTGTAATCTTGTAGTACATTCTGGAAATTCTATAAGATACAATGAATTTTTACCTGTTGGCTCAGCAAATATTACAAATGATCTTTCTATGGCTCTGCATACACCTCTTCCAAAGGCAGAAGAGATAAAATTAGGCTATGGTACTTTAATAAATAAGTCAGTTGATCTAATAGAGCTTCCGATCCTTGGAGATGAAACAAAAAGTCATGAAGTTTCACTAGACATAATATCAAATGTTATATATGCCAGAGCAGAAGAAACCCTTATGGTACTTGCTAAGATGCTAGAAGATAGTGGCTATAAAGATAGCATTGGTGCTGGAATAATACTTACTGGCGGTATGACTAAGCTAGAAGGTATTAGAGATCTTGCATCTGCGATATTTGACAAAATGCCAGTTCGTATAGCAAAACCAAAAGAAATGGATGGATTATTTGAAATTTTAAGAGATCCAGCAAATTCTTGTGCTATAGGGCTTTGTTTGTATGGTGCTGGCAACTTTAGCCCATACGAAATTGATTCTGAGAAAAAAATGAGATACCAAGGGGAAATAGCCTCAAAACCGAAAGCAAATTTTAGAAATGTTTTTGTAGAAGAAGAAAACGTACAAAATTTTAGACAAGAGGTGCAGGATCCAAATGAAAAAGAGGATAGTTTTTCTGATAAAGATTTTGAATTAGAGATAGCAGATAAATCAAAAAATAAAGAAGAGCTTGCCAATATTGCAGATATTAGCAAACAAGAAAAAAAGCCAAATGCTTTTGCAAAATTTTGGTATAGTATTACACAATTATTTTAAGGAGAATTTCAAAAATGAGTAGCTTCACAGTAGAAGAAAATAAAAGCATCTATGGTGCAAAGATAAAGGTCGTAGGTGTAGGTGGAGGTGGTGGCAATATGGTCAACCACATAATAAGAGTTAATCCAAATTTAAATATAGATCTTATTGTTGCCAATACAGATGCTAAGGCCCTTGAAAATTCTCTTGCACATACGAAAATTCAACTAGGTGAGAAAACAACAAAAGGTCTAGGTGCAGGCATGAGACCTGAAATAGGAAAAGCTGCTGCTGAAGAGAGCTATGATGAAGTAAAAAGTGCACTTGAGACATCAGATATAGTTTTCATTGGTACAGGACTTGGTGGTGGGACTGGCACAGGTGCAGCTCCAGTAGTTGCTCAAGCTGCAAAAGATATTGGTGCACTAACAGTTGCAGTTGTTACTATGCCTTTTATGTTTGAAGGAAAAAAACGTAGAAAACTGGCTGATTGTGGCCTTGAAGAGCTCAGGAAAGAAAGCGATTCTATTGTTGTTATTCCAAACGATAAGCTCCTAACATTAATTGATAAAAATGCTGGCATAAAAGAAAGCTTTGAAATGGTCGATGAAGTACTTGCAAGAGCCGTTAATGGCATGAGTACGATCGTGCTTGATTCAGGAAAAAGCGACATAAATCTAGACTTTGCGGATGTTAGAACGATTATGAGCCATAGAGGACTAGCTTTAATGGGTGTTGGTGAAGCAAGTGGCGAAGATGCAGCGCAAGAAGCTATAAAAAATGCTATACAATCACCGCTTCTTGATAACATGACAATAAATGGTGCATTTGGTATTTTAGTTCATTTTAGAATAAGCCCTAGTTGCCCACTAGCTGATATCAATAATGCGATGAGTATTATTCATGAGGCAGCAGATGAAGATGCTGAAATTATATTTGGTACAACAACTGATGATAAAATAGAAGACAATAAAGTTGAAGTTACAATAATAGCAACAGGTTTTCAAAGCTCACAAAAAGAAGCTGAAAAAAAAGATGAAGCACAAACTTCCAATGCAAGCGATATCATAAAAAAAGAGCGTATATTAAGACTTAAAAAAGTTAGTGGTGGATATGATGAAGACTATATGTCACAGCTTGATGTACCATCATTTATGCGCCATCAAATGGACTAATAAAGAAAAACAAACTCCTTAAAATTTCTAGAGAGCTTTTGCTCTCTAGCTTATTAAAAATTTACAAACCTTTAAATCCAAAAACTTAAAAATTAAACTCCAAGTTGTGCTTTTACAAAATCGCTTGCCATTTGTATATTCCACTCAGGCTCCCAAACAAGGTCGATCTCACACTCTTTGACACCTTCTATATCAAGCACAGCAGTCTCTACCCAGCCAAGTATCATTTCGTGCAGTGGGCAAGATTTAGTTGAAAGTGTCATAGTAACTTTTGCTTTGCCATTTTCATCGCAGCTAGCATCATATATAAGCCCGAGCGAAACGATATCAAAGCCAACTTCTGGATCAACGATATTTGACAGTGCGTTATAAATTTTTTCTTTCATTTTTTATCCTTTAAAACCAGTAAATCTAAAAATATTTATTATATTTATCGATAGCAAAACTATACTAAGAGCTATAAAAATCATACCTGCTTGCACTAAAATTTCTAGTTCAAAGCAAGTTGAGAGAATATAGCAAAGAAGTGAGATAGTATTAAAAGCTATACCAAAATAAGCTATCTTTTTTAGTATCATGGCATCAAGAAGTGGCACTTTTACCTTTCCAACAAAAGGTGCTACGTAGTGATACCATATTAGAAATGGTGCGATCTTGTAAAGATGAGCTACGATAAAAGCAAATAAAAAGCCATATATTAAAAAATATGCAGCTAAATTTAATTTGTCTAAAGCTATAAAAACAGCAGCACCAAGCAAAGCCACCAACGAAAGCACTATATTTACATTCCAGTAATCATACGCCTTTCTAACGCGTTTTTTTAAAATATAAAGTGCTTGAACTATAAAAAGTAAAGCCGCCACACATATTGACAAAATAGACAAATTTTCATTAAAAGCTAGTAAGATACCACCCAAAACATAGCATGCTAGTGAGGCTTTACTAAGTGTAAATTTTAGATCATGAGCTAGTGCAAACATAGGCAAGAGTACACTAGCAGCTCCAAGTATCACAAGAAACACAAAACCTAGCACAAAATAAACGTGAAATTTTAGTGTCATCTCAAAATCAAGCATCAGCGTGCCACTAAGTATCATCAGCAAGCAAAAACCAAGCGTTATTCCAATTAGCAAAAAGATAGCTGAAACAAAAAGTGCAAAGGCCGCAAAGCTCTTTTTTTCATTATCCATGAAGCTTAATGCGTAAGTCGTAGCAAAAAAAGCAAGCGAGCAAAAAAGCAAAACTCCACTAATTTGTAAAATTTTAGCCTCAGCAAATAACATCCCGTAGCACATGCCCAGCAACGATAGACAAAAAATAACCAAATTTAAAATAGCACCTTTTGCTGTAAAAAACGGCTTTTCTAAGATGACTGAAGTTAGCTGATAGAGTGCTCCGATAATAATACTCATAACAAAGCCAACAAAAAATATATGCAAAAAACCAGCTGTATTTAGTGAGCTAATCGCATCAAAATCTGCATAAAAGAATGCCGGCACACTTAATGCCAAAAACAAAATTCCAGCAATAAAATATCCACCAACTAACTTAAATGGTGGTGCGTAAGTATTTAAAAGCATCTTAGTGACAAAGACTCGTATCTACGTCTTCTATATTTGCGCCGTCTTTTAGGCTAAAAATCATCTTTACAGCCCCACCATCTATATCTTCACGCTCTATATCAAAGCTCTTATCTATCTTTGGTATAAGACCAGCTGGAAATTTATGATTTAGCATCATAATTTTTGTATTTTTATCAGCAAATTTAATAGCGATTAATGCATTGACCATTGGCTCTGGCGGTACGCAAGGACGTGAGTCAAAGCCAACAAAATTTACGCCATTTTCATTAAATTTATAAAATGGCACGGTTGCACCATCGACACTAAACTGCTCCGCATTTTTGAAAAAATCGCTCATTTTTTCTCCTTTTAATTTTGGAGAATTATACTCTGATTAAACTTTTTAAACTATTGATTTGCTTCAACAAAAGCTATTTTACGTAAGGTATAAATTCCTCGTATCCAAGTCTAGCCATATCTTCAAGCGGTATAAATTTAAGGCTAGCACCATTTATGCAATATCTTAGCCCGCCCTTATCGCTTGGGCCATCATCAAAAACATGCCCGAGGTGCGCGTCACTATTTTGCGACTTAACTTCGACCCTTTTCATCATAAACGAGTTGTCCTCCTTATACGAAAGAGCTGTTGTCGTGATAGGCTTTGTAAAGCTTGGCCAGCCACATCCTGCATCAAATTTATCTGCACTTGAGAAAAGTGGCTTTCCACTCGTTATATCTACATAAATGCCTTTTTGATCAAATTTATCATACTCACTGCTAAATGGCCTCTCAGTCGCTGCTTCTTGCGTCACGGCATACTGCTCGCTACTTAAATTTTTCTTTAACTCATCTTTACTAAGTGGCTTAAATTTCGCCTCATCGTAAAGCGGTTTATCAGCTAAACCTAGATCGATATGACAGTATCCAAAAGGATTTTTATCAAGATAGTCTTGATGATACTCCTCACCTAAGACGAAATTTTTAAGTGGCGCTACCTCAACCACGATCTTATCTTTAAATTTCTTTTGCTCTATTTTCATAAAGCTCTCTATCGTTGGCAGATCACTTTCGCTCACATAGTAAATTCCGCTTCTATACTGCCTACCGACGTCATTGCCTTGTTTATTTAATGAGGTCGGGTCGATCACTCTAAAAAAATGAGCCAAAATTTCAGCCAAAGCGACTCTATTTTCGTCGTATTTTACATAAAGTGTCTCAGTATGATCGCTCTCATGAAGCTCGCGGTAGCTAGTATTTTCGCTCTTGCCATTTGCATAGCCTACCTTTGTATCCACTACGCCAAATATCTTTTTAAAATATCCCTGCATACCCCAAAAGCAACCGCCTGCTAGATAAATTTCTTTTAAATTTTGCCCTGCCATCGTCTGCTCCTTTATAGGCTCATCTTTTGCCATCAAATTTAGACCAAAAAACACTGCCGCCATTAAGATAAATTTTAAGATCTTTTTCATTCTATCTCCTTTCATTTTTGAAAGATTATACGAAAATTAAAGTTATAAAGTGTGAAGAAAGGGGCAAGCGCCCCTAAATTTTAGTGTAAAAAGTGTCTAACGCCAGTAAAGTATAGCGACATGCCATGCTCATCAGCAGCCTCTATCACCTCATCATCTCTAATGCTGCCGCCTGGCTCGATGACACATTTTACGCCGACCTTACTAGCGATATCGATACTATCTCTAAACGGAAAGAACGCCTCACTTGCAAGTACGCAACCGCTTAGATCGATCTTTAGCTCTTTTGCCTTTGCCACGGCTGCACGAGCAGCATCAACGCGGCTTGTCATACCCATGCCAATAGCTACCATTGCGCCATCTTTTACATAAACTACGCAGTTGCTCTTCGTTAGCGCAGCCACTTTCCACGCGATCTGAGCATCCTTTAGCTCGCTACCAGTTGCAAATTTCTTGCTCATTTGCTTCATATTTTCAAGCTCTTCGTCTTTTACATAGTCTCTTTCTTGAAATACAAATCCACCATCAACGTGCTTAAAGTCAAATTTATCATTTGAGCGAACTAAAAATTTATTGTCTTGAGTGAAAATTTTGATACGTTTTTTACTCTCAAATACTTTAAGCGCTGCTTCATCAACATTTGCAGCGATGATTACTTCAACGTAAATTTCATTTATCTTTTTAGCTAGCTCCTCATCAAGCGTACCATTTATCGCTACCACACCGCCATATGCTGATATCGGATCACATTTAAGCGCTGCCACGTAGCTTTCAAGCAAATTATCTTTTACTGCAAAGCCGCAAGGGTTAGCATGCTTGATGATAGCCACAGCTGGCGCGTCATCAAAGCTAGTTGCAAGCATCAATGCGCCGTTTATATCGGTCATATTATTAAAACTAGCCTCGCCTTTTAAGGCTCTAAAGTTGTTTGTAAAGAAATAATCAAACTCATAAAGTGCCCCTTTTTGGTGTGGATTTTCGCCGTATCTCGTGTCAAAAACCTTGCTTCCCACGATAAATCTAGCATCACCAAAACCGCTGTTAAATCTATCGTTCATATAGTTTGCAATCGTGCTGTCGTAAGCTGCTGTGTGCTCGAATGCCTTTATCATCAGCGATCTTCTAAACTCAAAATCATCACTTTTTTCTCTTAGGCGCTTTAAAATTTCATCATAATCAAGCACGTTTGTGACAATTAGCACATCTTTAAAATTTTTAGCCGCACTTCTTACCATAGCTGGGCCGCCGATGTCGATATTTTCGATGATTTCAGCAAAGTCATCTGTCCTAATCGTAGTCTCTTTAAACGGATATAAATTTACACAAACCAGGTCGATACCCTCGATGCCGTACTCCTTTGCCTGAGCCATGTGCGTAGCGTCGTCACGTTTGTGTAGGATGCCGCCATGTATCTTTGGATGAAGGGTCTTTACCCTGCCCTCAAACATCTCAGGTGACGCCGTAAATTCGCTAACTTCAGTCGCTTTGACACCATTTTCTTTTAAAAGCTTAAATGTACCGCCAGTTGAAAGTATCTGCCAGCCAAGCTCTTCTAGCCCCTTTGCAAACTCTACAATGCCCTCTTTATCGCTAACGCTAAGCAACGCTCTCATTTTTTCTCCTTTATTAAATTTTTTATCTTTTTGTTAAACACATACCTTTTACAAGCAAAAGCTGCCCCATTTTTATATCCTTTGCGATATTCTTTATCGATAAGGCTTCTAGCGTAACCATAACATTTGTAGCTACATCTATATAATAGTCTTTTCTCTCTATAAAGTTTTCACGCTTTTGACCAACAATATCAACGCTAAAGGCATAGCTTGAAATTTGATTGCCATCAAAATAACGTGCATCTAATACGCTTAAATTTACAGGTTCCTCTTTCTCAAGCGCCTCGCATATCGGCTTTTTCGAGCTAAATTTCATCACCTTTATGCCGCGATCATACGAAAAGATATACTCACTAATTTCATTTAATTTTTTTACTTGAACTGACATAA is a window of Campylobacter concisus DNA encoding:
- the msrB gene encoding peptide-methionine (R)-S-oxide reductase MsrB, which codes for MKKILKFILMAAVFFGLNLMAKDEPIKEQTMAGQNLKEIYLAGGCFWGMQGYFKKIFGVVDTKVGYANGKSENTSYRELHESDHTETLYVKYDENRVALAEILAHFFRVIDPTSLNKQGNDVGRQYRSGIYYVSESDLPTIESFMKIEQKKFKDKIVVEVAPLKNFVLGEEYHQDYLDKNPFGYCHIDLGLADKPLYDEAKFKPLSKDELKKNLSSEQYAVTQEAATERPFSSEYDKFDQKGIYVDITSGKPLFSSADKFDAGCGWPSFTKPITTTALSYKEDNSFMMKRVEVKSQNSDAHLGHVFDDGPSDKGGLRYCINGASLKFIPLEDMARLGYEEFIPYVK
- the purH gene encoding bifunctional phosphoribosylaminoimidazolecarboxamide formyltransferase/IMP cyclohydrolase, coding for MRALLSVSDKEGIVEFAKGLEELGWQILSTGGTFKLLKENGVKATEVSEFTASPEMFEGRVKTLHPKIHGGILHKRDDATHMAQAKEYGIEGIDLVCVNLYPFKETTIRTDDFAEIIENIDIGGPAMVRSAAKNFKDVLIVTNVLDYDEILKRLREKSDDFEFRRSLMIKAFEHTAAYDSTIANYMNDRFNSGFGDARFIVGSKVFDTRYGENPHQKGALYEFDYFFTNNFRALKGEASFNNMTDINGALMLATSFDDAPAVAIIKHANPCGFAVKDNLLESYVAALKCDPISAYGGVVAINGTLDEELAKKINEIYVEVIIAANVDEAALKVFESKKRIKIFTQDNKFLVRSNDKFDFKHVDGGFVFQERDYVKDEELENMKQMSKKFATGSELKDAQIAWKVAALTKSNCVVYVKDGAMVAIGMGMTSRVDAARAAVAKAKELKIDLSGCVLASEAFFPFRDSIDIASKVGVKCVIEPGGSIRDDEVIEAADEHGMSLYFTGVRHFLH